A stretch of DNA from Yoonia sp. BS5-3:
GTATTCCGTCCGTCATTGTCATGCCTGAGGGCACCCCTTTTAACAAAGTCAAACGCACCAAGGATTTCGGGGCAGAGGTTGTTCTGCATGGCAGTGGCTTTGATGAAAGTGTGCAGTTCACCATGGACATGGCCGCTGAGAAGGGTCTGACCTTTGTACATCCCTTTGATGATCCTGTTGTGGCGGCGGGCCAAGGGTCTGTTGCGGTTGAGATGTTGGAGGATCAGCCCGATTTGGACGCCATTGTTGTGCCCATCGGGGGCGGGGGCCTAATCGCGGGGATGGCTGTGGCGGCCAAGGCGGCCAAGCCTGAGGTGCAGATCATCGGCGCGCAGGCCGAACGCTTCGATGCGGTGAAGGCCCGGTTTGACGAAGGTGCCACCCATTTCGGCGGCGCGACCTTGGCTGAGGGCATCGCCGTGCGCGCGCCCTCAGCCGCGAATATGGCGGTGATCCGGTCCCATGTGGACCGGGTCGAGACGGCGACAGAGCCAGAGATTGAGGCCGGTGTTTTTGATCTTTTGTCCTATGAAAAGCTGGTTGCAGAGGGGGCGCCGGGCGCGGGCCTTGCCGTGATCGGCAAGCTGGCGGATGAATTGAAGGGCAAGAAGGTGGGGCTGGTCGTTTGTGGCGG
This window harbors:
- a CDS encoding threonine ammonia-lyase; this translates as MKLNSDLVTSTYAAIKSATMRTPTVYASRLSRHLGLDLYLKLENLQHTNAFKARGALAKLLTLSEDERAAGVIACSAGNHAQGVAYHATRLGIPSVIVMPEGTPFNKVKRTKDFGAEVVLHGSGFDESVQFTMDMAAEKGLTFVHPFDDPVVAAGQGSVAVEMLEDQPDLDAIVVPIGGGGLIAGMAVAAKAAKPEVQIIGAQAERFDAVKARFDEGATHFGGATLAEGIAVRAPSAANMAVIRSHVDRVETATEPEIEAGVFDLLSYEKLVAEGAPGAGLAVIGKLADELKGKKVGLVVCGGNIDSRLLSTLILRGLVRDGRITRLTFEIDDRPGQLSEISRIIGEAGANVVEVIHQRMMQSVSLKQAELEIVIEARDMDHVDDTVAELRAAGFQVRTASALE